One stretch of Podospora bellae-mahoneyi strain CBS 112042 chromosome 2, whole genome shotgun sequence DNA includes these proteins:
- the ERG4 gene encoding C-24(28) sterol reductase (EggNog:ENOG503NUCD; COG:I; COG:T) codes for MSSGTRYSLRQTPRKKELFDGMVETPARRNTRRKNQPSIAESDAESTSASETVASMATKSVRQRGVAKFTEHVDEVPTAPTTPESDSSKPLLDKKVKTNGAAEKEEKIVDGWKPGMDPKVDLSGEYEFGGPWFVSVMMIGFPLLMWYMWIGAEYYDGKLPLPEAGQSWTDFGKHLYNLCYTGAFPHAKAWAIYWIFFVVEGAMYCLMPGVWAYGKPLPHKNGEQLKYYCSAYASFYTTIALVAGLHFSGIFPLYTILDEFGPLLSVSIFSGWLVSFIAYFSALYRGAQHRMSGNHIYDFFMGAELNPRMFGILDFKMFFEVRMPWYILFLLSCAAAARQWDQYGYVSGEVGFLVLAHYLYGNATSKGEELIVSSWDMYYEKWGFMLIFWNLSGVPLSYCHCTLYLANHDPSTYRWNRYFLVALYVAYLFVYWVWDTTNSQKNAFRAIEKGKLVKRKTFPQLPWQVVKNPKVIETGLGDKILADGWYGKARKIHYSCDTFFALSWGLITGFESPFPWFYGVFFTIMIAHRAWRDIHRCREKYGEAWKEYERQVPYLFIPYVF; via the exons ATGTCTTCTGGGACTAGATATTCTCTGAGGCAGACGCCTAG GAAAAAAGAACTGTTTGATGGTATGGTAGAAACGCCTGCTCGCCGCAACACCCGTCGCAAGAATCAGCCCTCTATCGCGGAATCCGACGCCGAGTCTACCTCAGCCTCCGAGACGGTTGCCAGCATGGCCACCAAATCTGTGCGCCAGCGTGGCGTCGCCAAGTTCACCGAGCACGTCGACGAGGTCCCTACGGCCCCCACCACTCCCGAGAGCGACTCCTCCAAgcccctcctcgacaagaaggtcaagaccAATGgcgccgccgagaaggaggagaagattgtCGACGGGTGGAAGCCCGGTATGGACCCCAAGGTTGACCTCTCGGGCGAGTACGAGTTTGGTGGGCCTTGGTTCGTGTCTGTCATGATGATCGGATTCCCTCTTCTCATGTGGTACATGTGGATCGGTGCCGAGTACTATGACGGCAagctccccctccctgaGGCTGGTCAGTCCTGGACCGACTTTGGCAAGCACCTTTACAACCTCTGCTACACTGGCGCGTTCCCCCATGCCAAGGCTTGGGCCATTTACTGGATCTTTTTCGTTGTGGAGGGTGCCATGTACTGCCTGATGCCCGGTGTCTGGGCTTACGGCAAGCCCCTTCCTCACAAGAACGGCGAGCAGCTCAAGTACTACTGCTCAGCCTATGCCTCGTTctacaccaccatcgccctcgtTGCCGGCCTTCACTTTTCCGGCATCTTCCCGCTGtacaccatcctcgacgagTTTGGTCCCCTGCTCAGTGTGTCCATTTTCAGCGGCTGGCTGGTCTCGTTCATCGCCTACTTCTCGGCCCTCTACCGCGGCGCCCAGCACCGCATGTCTGGCAACCACATCTACGACTTCTTCATGGGCGCTGAGCTCAACCCCCGCATGTTTGGCATTCTCGACTTCAAGATGTTCTTTGAGGTGCGCATGCCCTGGTACATCTTGTTCCTCCTGTCGTGCGCCGCCGCGGCCCGCCAGTGGGACCAGTACGGATATGTCTCTGGAGAAGTCGGCTTCCTGGTGCTCGCTCACTACCTTTACGGCAATGCTACTTCCAAGGGCGAGGAGCTGATTGTTTCTTCATGGGACATGTACTATGAGAAGTGGGGCTTTATGTTGATCTTCTGGAACCTGTCCGGTGTTCCCCTGTCGTACTGCCACTGCACCTTGTATCTCGCCAACCACGACCCTTCGACGTACAGGTGGAACAGGTATTTCCTAGTCGCGCTTTATGTGGCGTACCTGTTTGTGTACTGGGTCTGGGACACGACCAACAGCCAGAAGAACGCCTTCAGGGCCATCGAGAAGGGCAAGCTGGTGAAGCGCAAGACATTCCCCCAGCTGCCGTGGCAGGTGGTGAAGAACCCCAAGGTTATCgagacggggttgggggacAAAATTTTGGCGGATGGGTGGTACGGCAAGGCGAGAAAGATTCACTATAGCTGTGATACGTTTTTTGCGCTGAGCTGGGGGTTGATTACTGGGTTTGAGAGCCCATTCCCGTGGTTTTATGGGGTTTTCTTTACGATTATGATTGCGCACAGGGCGTGGAGGGATATTCACCGGTGCAGGGAGAAGTATGGGGAGGCTTGGAAGGAGTATGAGAGGCAGGTGCCTTATTTGTTTATTCCG TACGTCTTTTAA